A region of the Roseiflexus sp. RS-1 genome:
ATTCAGTGTAACATAGACTGCGATGGTGATCGGTCCGACATAGTCGCCATACTGGCGATTGACCCGATCAGGGTGCATCTCGCCGAAGCGGATCTGCTGGTAGGGGATGCGCTGTGCGCGCAAAGCGTAGGCTACCTGATCTTCATATGACCGGATGACCGGCGGGCGCAATGCGAGCAGCGCCCCGATGGCGGCAATGCACATCAGGGCGCAGACAGCAAGAACGAGGGCTGAACGCACGATAACAGCACGATTCACCATGACAGCGCAACTTCGCGTCCGGTCTCTGCACTCTCCAGAACAGCTTCCATCATTTCCTGCACGATCAACCCGTGGCGCAGCGGCGCCTGGCATGGCACACCGTCCAGGATGCATTCGACGAAGTGGGCAGCGATAGCATTCCATACTCCTTCCCAGTCTTTGGGAATGTGGAACGTGCTGTCCACCGGCGTACCGGCGATGGTGCGATAGATGGTCAACGGATTATAGCAACGCACGCCTGCTTCGGTACCGAATAGCTCGATCTGGAAATCGTCGGGTTGATGCGCCGCCCAAAAACTTTCGACCTGAAGCCCGGCGCCATTGGCAAAGCGAATGAAACCGCCAGCGTAGTCATCGGCGGCATACTGTTGCGCCAGCGCCGGTTGTGGCTTATAATCGAAATAGCCAATGCCGCGCGGACCGAATTTTGCCCCCGCGACTGCGACCGCGCTCACCGGTTGCGGCATGCCCATCATCCACCATGCGGCGTCGAGCACGTGCACCCCCATATCGCGGAAGGCGCCGCCGCCCTTTTGAACAAACCCCGGACTCCAGTGCGGAATGCCACTCCGGCGTACACTGCGCGCACGCGCATAGTACACTTCGCCGAGTTCGCCACGTGCTGCCATAGCGCCGACGATCTGCGTCTCGCGGGAAAACCGGGTCGAGAGCGACATCATATTGACTACCCCTGCTGCCTCGGCTGCCGCAACGAGATCGCGCGCCGGAGCGACGGCATCTGCGAGCGGCTTGGTGACCAGCACATGCTTGTCGTTGCGCACGGCTTCGAGCGCAACCGGGACGTGGAGTTGGTTGGGCGTGCCGACGAACACCGCGTCAATCGAGCGGTCACGGCACATCTCGCGGTAGTCGGTGTAGAAGGCGAGCGGTTCAGGAATCTTCAGTTCCGTCGCCAGTTTGTGCATCCGCTCTTCATCAATGTCGCAGAGTGCGACGATACGCGCGCGCGGCGTGTTCAGAAAGCCGCGCGCATTTGCTCTACCGATGCCCATGCCAACAATAGCGATGCGTACTTCTTCCATGGGGCGGCTTCTCCGTATGCAATGAAGCGTCTGTCACCATCGACGACAGAACCGGTGCTGGTTGCCAGACGCCGGTCCTTCCTCACTCCAGTTTAAGCGATCGTCCGATGATTTCCTTCATAATCTCGGTGGTTCCGCCATAGATCGTCTGGACGCGCGCATCCAGAAATGCGCGCGCAATCGGATATTCGCGCATATAGCCATAGCCGCCATGGAGTTGCAAACATGCATGAACCACACGCTGCTGGAGTTCAGTCGTCCACCATTTTGCCATCGCTGCGGTCTCGGCGGTCAATTCGCCCCGGTTCAACGCCAGCACGCACTGATCGACGAACACACGCCCGATCTGCACTTCGGTCACGAGTTCCGCCAGGGTGAAACGCACCGACTGGAGCGCACCTATCGGACGACCGAACGCCTCGCGTTCGCGGCAGTAGCGGATGGTCTGTTCGAGCGCCACTTCTGCGGCAGCCACGGCGCCAACCGCAATCGCAAGGCGTTCGCGCGGCAATTGTTCCATCAGATAACGAAAGCCCTGTCCTTCTTCGCCGAGGAGGTGATCACGCGGCACGCGCACATTGTGGAAGAACAGTTCAGCGGTATCCTGCGCGTGCAGTCCAATCTTTTCCAGGCGTCTGCCGCGCTCGTACCCCGGCATATCACGCTCGACGACCAGCAAACTGATCCCCTTATGCCCGGCTTCCGGGTTGGTCTTCGCCGCCACGATCACCAGGTCGTTGAGGATGCCGTTGGAGATGAAGGTCTTCTGTCCGTTCAGGAGGTACACATCGCCATCGCGTAGCGCTGTTGTGCGAATCGCTGCGAGATCGCTGCCGGCGCCCGGTTCGGTCATCGCAATGGCGGTGATGCACTCGCCGCTGACGCAGCGCGGTAACCAGCGTCGGCGTTGATCCGGCGTGCCATAGTGCGTGATGTAGGGAACGACGATATCGGTATGCAACACGAAACCCGGACCGGTCGCGCCAGCGCGCCACAACTCTTCGCCAATAACAACGTTGAAGCGGTAATCGCGCGCGCTGGCGCCGCCGTACTCCTCCGGTACATCCATGCAGAGAAATCCCTGGCGACCCGCCGCCTGCCAGAGGTCGCGCGGAACGGCGCCAACGCGCTCCCATTCGGCGTGGAAGGGCGCAATCTCGCGTTCGATGAATGCGCGAAACGCGGCGCGGAAAAGGTCATGTTCCGGATCAAACAGGGTGCGTTTCATCAGACCAGGGTATCCAGCGCTGGAGCGGGTGAGCGGGTCGTAATCTGTTTGCCCAGGCGATCAAGCGCATATTCAATCCCCGCTTGCAGGTTGCTGCGCGTCACGACGGTGCTCAGATCGATGCCCAGGTGCACCATCGCCTGCGCCACTTCCGCCGAGATGCCGACCAGCACGCAATGGGCGCCGAGGAGCGATGCCGCGCGGGTCGTCTGGATCAGGTGGTTGGCGACCGACGTATCCACAACCGACACTCCTGTGATATCGATGATGGCGATCTCGGCGGCATAGTGCTGAATGCCACTGAGCAACGCCTCCATAATCTGCGCGCTGCGCCGGCTATCGATCGAACCGACAAGCGGGAGCACAATAATTTCGTCATAGATTGGCACAACCGGCGTCGACATTTCGCGGATCGCCTCGATGAGACGTTCCTGTTCCTCAACGGTTGCGCGTAGTTGCTCACGGCTGCGCTCCAGTTCCATGCGCTCCAGCACGCGCTTCGTAATTACCTCGGTAAAGAAAACAATCCCCCCAATCGAGCCATCTCCTTTGAACCAGGGGTAACACTTCCAGTTCAACCATTCGGTTGAACCGTCATCACGGGGCCATGGGTCCTCTTCCGCTTCCTCGAAGGCGCCAGCCAGCGCCCTGCGGTGCACCTCTTTCCAGCGTTCGGGAAGATCGGGAAAGATTTCGTAGTGGGAGCGACCGATGATTTCCTGCCCCTCCAGATGGTAATCACGAATCCAGCGCTGACTCGCCAGGATGTAACGCATGTCGGAGTCGAGCATGGCAACCGCAGCAGGGGTATTTTCGACGAAGAAGCGCAACCGTTCTTCGCTGGCGCGCAGTTCTTCCTCGATGGTCGCATAACGTTGCATCTGCTGCTCCAGTTCTGCGATCCGCGAGCGGAGTCGCTCGATCTCGGTTTCGGGAGCGTCGGACATGTCTGCCTCGCAATGGTAGAAAAGATGTGTACGACCTGATGCTATTATAGTACAGAAGTCGCAGGCGCGGCGTGGAAGCGCACACGACCCCGTTCCGTAGTGTACGGTGTCTGCATTACGGGAACATACCGACCTGCAGGCGGCCGAGGGCAGATGGAGATTGAGAATTTACAGCAGTTCTCAGATACACTGACCCTTGTCTGGGTCTGCCGTGTCGCGCGAGACGATCGCTTCCAGCAGAGAGTAGACCGAAATGTATTTCGGTCATCGCGTGGGGCGCGACTCTGGGAATGTTCAACCCCGTCCAATTGGCCCTTCTTTCGTGCAATTGGAAGGGACCTATGATGAATTTTCTGCCAGGCGCTGGTAGAGCACTGCCGAGAGCCCCAGGTACGCCAGGATTCGTTCCAGCAAACCAGAGAGCGGCGTGATATGCCACATCACCTGAGGCTCCATCTCAATCCGGGTCAGGGTAATCTCTGCCCGGGCAAACGCCTTCAGCAGGCGTACGCCCGTCGGCCGGTCGGTGGTCCGCCGAGGCTGACCTTCGTACAGCCCGCTCAAGACCTCACCCGCCTGGGCCAGCCCACGCCGTACCTGGCTTTCTATCAACGTCAACAGCCGCAACGCCAGCGTCAGCAGGCGGGTCAGACCGATAATCTGATCATCCCGCCGCACATACAACGGGCGGATGCCGATGGGACGATCCTTCACCAGGTGAAAATCTCTTTCCAGACACCACCCACCCCGGTAATGGACAACCGTCTGGGCCAGCGACATCTGGGCCAACGGCAGGCTGGTCACCTGAATCCGCCATCCCAGACGATATTTCCGGCGCTGAATCGCCTCTTCGTCCCGCCGGACTTCGGCGATGACGCAACGCACGCGCACCTCCGTCCGGACGGGGCGCTTCGGGCGTCCCCGTCCGCGTCCCACGGAGCGCGTGACGGTCTCTTCCTCCCGTCGCCAGGTGACCTGCAGCAAGCCCGTCACATCATATCGCTCCAGCACCTGGGATACCGCTGTCTGCAAGGCCGCTTCGTCCCGATACGGTCGTCGGCCCCGACCGGGGGGCGGTGTCAGCGCCCGCAAAGCTGCCTCCGCGTTCGCCAGGCGCCGCTCCAACTGTTGGCTCTCCCGCTCCGCCAGCGCCAACGAGCGGACCACCTGCACCCGCTCGGTCCACGTCACGGGCTTGCCATCCACCCGGGCGCTCATCGGCCGCTCAAACTCATACCCGCCGCCCAACAGACTCTGCTCATCCCAGATCAGGGTCACCGTCTGCTCCCCTTCCACCACGGCGTCAATCCACGCTTCCACCTGTTGGGCGGTCTCGCCGGTCAGGGGCAGGGGCATCAGGTAGTAGTCCCCGTGGGCCACGATGTCCGCCCGAGTTGCCAGAGCAGCCATCTTGCTGTCGCCCACATACAGCAGCCCCGACCGGCCCAGCATCTGGCGCACCCGAGCGATGCGGGGGCGGTACAACGGGTCGTCGGCGGTCTGGCCGGGGTGGACATTGCAGGCCAGCAGGTGACCCCACGGCTCGGCTGCGGCGGCCATCAATTTCAACTGGGGCAAGTCGGGACGGCGGTCTTTACTATGCCCGTATTGCATCACCCCGTCTTCCGTCAGGGTATGGTAGCCATACGTGGTGGTGCTGTCCAGGCGAACGCTGGTCACGTCCAGGTCATCGACGTCTCCCGTTGCCTGCCACAGGTCGGCCTCCAGGGCTTCCCAGGCGGCCTGCTGGCTCAGGCGGCGCAGCACGATCTCCAGCCGGTCATCACTGAATTCGGTACGGCGAATGGGTTGCCCCAGCAACCGTTCCAGCGTCTGGCGATGCTGCCCGGCCCACTCTTCTCCGCTGGACTTGCGATGGTCGCTTTCCGAGAGGATAGAGGCCAGCCAGACCGTTGCCAGCCAGCCGTTCCTCAGCCCCTGGTGGTTGCCGTGGTGGCCCAGGTGGCGGTCCAGAACTTCGGGAAGGTGCAATTTCTGCGCAAGCCCGATCAGCAGAGGGATGTCATCAACTCGCTCGTGGGTTAAGGTGAGTTTCTCGGCCATACGGCCGAGTATACTATAAATTCGGTTTTTGGCCTTTCGTTTTGCACGAAAGAAGGGATTGGGTTCAAACTTTGCGAGAAATGCTATCATCCGGTATGCGCCTCTTGCCGTCGGGCTGATGACGATTGAGCATTTATTCCGCTCTACCGCGCCAGCCGTGGGGCTGAAGCCCTCAGCTATGGAATGCAAAGCCCGCCTGCGCGGGCTATGGCGGATTATGTACTCAAAGACCATACGCCCTCGGCCAGGCAAGGCGAAGCCCGCCCGCGCACCCAGGCATGCGGGCGGGACGCCTGCACACTCAGGCATGCGGGTGCGACGCCCGCGCCCTCAGGCATGCGGGTGCGACGCCCGCGCCCCCAGACCTGCGCAGGCAGGAATAATGCCGGAACGATCGTCGGTTGCCCTGGCGGGAAGGCGCCCTACCGAATCAAGATTTGGCATCAGGTCGGGGCGACATGCGCCAGGTAGCGCTCGCACA
Encoded here:
- a CDS encoding Gfo/Idh/MocA family protein, with product MEEVRIAIVGMGIGRANARGFLNTPRARIVALCDIDEERMHKLATELKIPEPLAFYTDYREMCRDRSIDAVFVGTPNQLHVPVALEAVRNDKHVLVTKPLADAVAPARDLVAAAEAAGVVNMMSLSTRFSRETQIVGAMAARGELGEVYYARARSVRRSGIPHWSPGFVQKGGGAFRDMGVHVLDAAWWMMGMPQPVSAVAVAGAKFGPRGIGYFDYKPQPALAQQYAADDYAGGFIRFANGAGLQVESFWAAHQPDDFQIELFGTEAGVRCYNPLTIYRTIAGTPVDSTFHIPKDWEGVWNAIAAHFVECILDGVPCQAPLRHGLIVQEMMEAVLESAETGREVALSW
- a CDS encoding acyl-CoA dehydrogenase family protein; this translates as MKRTLFDPEHDLFRAAFRAFIEREIAPFHAEWERVGAVPRDLWQAAGRQGFLCMDVPEEYGGASARDYRFNVVIGEELWRAGATGPGFVLHTDIVVPYITHYGTPDQRRRWLPRCVSGECITAIAMTEPGAGSDLAAIRTTALRDGDVYLLNGQKTFISNGILNDLVIVAAKTNPEAGHKGISLLVVERDMPGYERGRRLEKIGLHAQDTAELFFHNVRVPRDHLLGEEGQGFRYLMEQLPRERLAIAVGAVAAAEVALEQTIRYCREREAFGRPIGALQSVRFTLAELVTEVQIGRVFVDQCVLALNRGELTAETAAMAKWWTTELQQRVVHACLQLHGGYGYMREYPIARAFLDARVQTIYGGTTEIMKEIIGRSLKLE
- a CDS encoding PAS domain-containing protein — its product is MSDAPETEIERLRSRIAELEQQMQRYATIEEELRASEERLRFFVENTPAAVAMLDSDMRYILASQRWIRDYHLEGQEIIGRSHYEIFPDLPERWKEVHRRALAGAFEEAEEDPWPRDDGSTEWLNWKCYPWFKGDGSIGGIVFFTEVITKRVLERMELERSREQLRATVEEQERLIEAIREMSTPVVPIYDEIIVLPLVGSIDSRRSAQIMEALLSGIQHYAAEIAIIDITGVSVVDTSVANHLIQTTRAASLLGAHCVLVGISAEVAQAMVHLGIDLSTVVTRSNLQAGIEYALDRLGKQITTRSPAPALDTLV
- a CDS encoding IS1634 family transposase is translated as MAEKLTLTHERVDDIPLLIGLAQKLHLPEVLDRHLGHHGNHQGLRNGWLATVWLASILSESDHRKSSGEEWAGQHRQTLERLLGQPIRRTEFSDDRLEIVLRRLSQQAAWEALEADLWQATGDVDDLDVTSVRLDSTTTYGYHTLTEDGVMQYGHSKDRRPDLPQLKLMAAAAEPWGHLLACNVHPGQTADDPLYRPRIARVRQMLGRSGLLYVGDSKMAALATRADIVAHGDYYLMPLPLTGETAQQVEAWIDAVVEGEQTVTLIWDEQSLLGGGYEFERPMSARVDGKPVTWTERVQVVRSLALAERESQQLERRLANAEAALRALTPPPGRGRRPYRDEAALQTAVSQVLERYDVTGLLQVTWRREEETVTRSVGRGRGRPKRPVRTEVRVRCVIAEVRRDEEAIQRRKYRLGWRIQVTSLPLAQMSLAQTVVHYRGGWCLERDFHLVKDRPIGIRPLYVRRDDQIIGLTRLLTLALRLLTLIESQVRRGLAQAGEVLSGLYEGQPRRTTDRPTGVRLLKAFARAEITLTRIEMEPQVMWHITPLSGLLERILAYLGLSAVLYQRLAENSS